The Halomonas elongata DSM 2581 DNA segment GAGAACGGCATGGGCCGCAGCTTCGCCGCTGCCGCCAAGGACGTCCGCGTCTGGGCACTGTTCGTGGTCTATGCCGCCTGCTTCGGGGTCGAGCTGACCATCAACAACATCGCCGCCATCTATTACTTCGACAACTTCGACCTGACACTGGCCACCGCCGGCTTGATCGCCGGTCTGTTCGGCCTGATGAATATCTTCGCCCGCACCCTGGGTGGCATCTTCTCCGATCTGTTCGCCCGCAACGGCGGCCTCAAGGGTCGGGTTCGCTGGTTGTTCATCGCCATGCTCTGCGAGGGCGTGGCCCTGATGTTCTTCTCGCAGATGCAGATCCTGGCGCTGGCCATCGCCATCATGCTGGTGTTCAGCCTCTTCGTGCAGATGGCCGAGGGCGCCACCTTCGGCATCGTGCCCTTCGTCAACAAGAAGGCGCTCGGCGCCGTGGCCGGCATCGTCGGCGCGGGTGGCAACGCCGGTGCCGTGGCGGCCGGTTTCCTGTTCCGCTCCGAATCGCTCAGCTACCAGCAGGGGCTCTTCTACCTCGGCATCGCCGTGGTGATCGCCGCCCTCTGTACCCTGGTGGTGCGCTTCTCTCCCGAAGTCGAAGCCGAGGAAACCGCCGCCTATCGCGACGCCGCCGGCGACAGCGGCTCCGGCGCCCTCTCGCTGCGCTGATAGCGCCCTTCCCGGAAACGCCCTCGCTGCGGCAACGCATCGGGGGCGTTTTATGCTTTCTAACCCCATGCGACGTCACCACTAACTATCTGGGAAGCGCTACACAAATCGGCGAGCGGGGCAAAGCACAAGGCGCATGGAGCGCAGGAACCGGAGCCTATAGGGTATAGGTGAGGATTCCGAGCACCACGCAACATAGTGATTTGCCCGCGCAGTCATTTATGCAGTGTTTCCCCTCACGTTGCAGAGCCACTCATATACGCCCATGCTGGAACCTGCAATACGGCGGCTTATCGCCGTCTCCATCCAATCCGAAAGGAGCCTGAAATGACGATCGCCATCGGTGACCGCATCCCCGACATCACACTCAAGACCAACGGCGAGCAAGGGCCGGAGGACATCTCCACCGGCGAGCTGTTCGCCGGCAAGCGCGTGGTGCTGTTCGCGGTGCCGGGCGCCTTCACCCCCGGCTGCTCCAACACGCACATGCCGGGTTTCGTGGTCAACGCCGACAAGCTGCTCGACAAGGTGGATGTCGTGGCCTGCATGGCCGTCAACGACGCCTTCGTGATGGATGCCTGGCAGAAGGACCAGAATGCCGAACGCATCACCATGCTGGCCGACGGCAACGCCGAGTTCGCCCGCGCCCTGGGCCTGGAAATGGATGTCAGCGCAGGCGGCATGGGCACGCGCAGCAAGCGCTTTGCCCTGATCGCCAATGACGGCGTGGTGGAATATCTCGGCGTCGACGCCAAGGGCGTGGAGCAGAGCAGTGCCGAAACGGTCCTGGCACAGCTCTGAGAGAACGTAGCAACATCATAATGGCCGACACTCGGCCACCAAGGAGATGACCATGAACGATGCCATGACCCTGCGCGGCAGTTGTCTGTGCGGCGCCGTGACGCTCTCCGTCGAGGCCGAGCGCCAGAATGTCGCCGCCTGCCATTGCCAGATGTGCCGCACCTGGGGCGGCGGCCCCCTGCTGGCCATGGAGTCGGTGGGCCGCGTCACCCTCGAGGGCGAGGATCAAGTCAGTATCTACGCCTCATCCGACTGGGCGGAACGCGGTTTCTGCCGACACTGCGGCACCCACCTCTTCTACCGGCTCAGGACCGGCGAACACTACGCCGTCCCGGTGGGCCTGGTCGACAGTGGAGAGGCCTGGACCTTCGACTCGCAGATCTTCATCGACGAGAAGCCCGGCTGGTATCACTTCGGCAACGCCACCAAGGATCTCACCGGCCAGCAGGTCTTCGAGGCCTTTCAGGCCGGCGAGGAGTAGCCCCGGCCATTCGAGCGGGGAGCCCCTCCCCGCTCGCTCCCGCCAGTCATGCCTGAACCATTGAGCCCTTTCCCTCTCCGAACGACATGCAGGATCACATCACCGCTGCCATATCACGGGGATCCCATGAACCTTCTTATCAATATCGATGTTCCGGAACTCGGCCCGGCCGTCGATTTCTATCGTGATGCCCTGGGGTTTACGCTCAACCGCTTTCTCGATGACGATGTCGCCGAACTTACCGGGGCCTCGTCGCGCCTCTATCTGCTGAAAAATGAGGCCGGCACGTCCTCCTCGACGCCAGGATCGGCGCCTCGTCACTACACACGACACTGGACGCCGATACACTTCGACGTTGTGGTCGATGACCTGGAAGCGGCTGCGCGGCGTGCGGAACACGCCGGTGCTCTCCGTGAGGGCGAATGCCGGGAATGGCTCGGGTCACGTTGCATGACCTTTTCCGACCCTTTCGGGCATGGCTTCTGCCTGATCGAGTTTACAAATGATACCTATGCCTGAGGCGAAACTTCCTCCCCTCATGATCGACGCGCCAATGCATGCGAGACTGTAGCACCGGACACACTCGACAGCCGACGATCATGACACCGAGAAAATACACCGAAGACGATGAACCCAGAGTCGCGGCCCTCTGGCGGGCCAACTTTCCCGACTACACGGGCTACAACACCCCCGAAGCAGTGCTCCGCGCCAAGCGCCTGGTGGACGACCACATCTATGTGCTCGAGGACGACGGCGAGATCATTGCCACCTGCATGGCCGGTTACGACGGTCATCGCGGCTGGCTGTATTCGGTTGCAGTAGCGGCTTCACGACAAGGAGAAGGCCTCGGCAGGCGCATGGTCGAGTTCGCCATCGAGCGACTGCGCGAACTCGGCTGCGTCAAGGTCAACCTGCAGATACGAGGTGGCAATGAGGAGGTGGCGGACTTCTACCGCCGCCTCGGCTTCAACACCGAGGACCGGATCAGCATGGGGCTGATCCTCGACCCCTGACGCAAGAAGCCCCCGGTGACGCATCACCGGGGGCTTACTTTCAGCGCTTTTCAGGCAGGTACGACGCAGGACCTAGGTCTTGTACGAAAAGTCTTGCAGGCACTTTTCATACGGACCTTAGACTGCGATCTCGCCACCATCCTCCCTCTGAATCACCACCGTCGAGGCCCGCGGACGAACGGTCCCCTGCGTCTCGGCAGTGGCATCTTCCGCGGAAGGCCAATTGCTCGGGTGCTGGATGTTGATGAACATCGCGGTCCTGTCCGGCGTGAAGAAGATACCGGTCACCTCGCAACCGTTGGGGCCGACGGCGAAACGCTTGAGCTGCGCCTGATCGCCACCGCCGATCACGGCGGCGTCGCCCTGGGCCTGGCTGACGTTCTGGGGCACCACCGCCAGCACCTGGTCGTTGGTGTAGTCCGTCACGTTGTCATAGCCATTGTCGGTCTGGATCCACAGGATGCCCTGCTCATCACCGCGATCATCGTAGTGCAGGCCATCGGGGCTGGCGAACTGGTTGAGCTCGGTCAGGCCGGAGTAATTATCGGCATCGTTGACGGCGGCACCGAACACGAACACTTCCCAGTCGAAACGTGTCGCATCGCCGCCTTCACGCCAGCGAATCACCTGCCCGGCGCTGTTATCGGCACGCGGGTTGGGCGCATTGGTCGGCGCCGTGCCATATCCCACACCCAATTCGTCGATATCGCTGCCGCCATTGGTGTAGGTCGCGGCCGTGTCCTCGGCGGTCCGGTCGGAATTGTTGGTCAGGGTCATGTAGACATCGCCGGAGGCCGGGTCAACGGCGCCCCACTCCGGGCGGTCCATGGGCGTGGCGCCCATCAGGTCGGCGGCATCGCAGGTATTGATGATGACGCCGGCCAGATCGTTGGCGGACAGATTCAGCGCCTGAGCCAGGGTACGGCCGTCCTGTGTCTGCGCATCCGGGGTCAGCGGCAGCCACTCGCCAGAGCCATCGGCATTGAAGCGGGCCACGTAGAGCGTGCCCTTGTCCATGTACTTGGCGCCGATCGCCAGGCGATCATAGTTGGCACCCGGACGATTGGCATCCGCCGGATCCCAGACGGCATCCGAAACGAACTTGTAGATGTACTCGTTGCGCGAGTCGTGCCCGGAATAGAACACCACCGGCTCGCCCTCGACCAGCTTGCCCGGCCAGCAGCCTTCGTGGCGGAAGCGTCCCAGCGCCGTACGCTTGACGGCACGCGCCCCGGTATAGGGATCGATCTCGACGATGTAACCAAAGGTGCGCGGCTCATTGCGGTAGTCGTCGGTGGCCGAGTTGCCCGTCGGTGTGGCGTTGAAGCGAGTGAATTCATCGTCCACTTCACTGGCATCGCCGGCGGCGGTTTCCCAGCCGTAACGACCGCGTCCCTCGGAAATGCCGATGCGATTGTCATCCATTTCGCGACCGGCATCCTTGATGAAATAGCCCGGCCAGTTTTCCTCACAGGTCAGGTAAGTGCCCCAGGGCGTATAGCCATTGGCACAGTTGTTGTTGGTGCCACGGGTCCTGGTGCCATCCGGCGAGTACTTGGTCTTGACATAGTCGCTGCCGGCCACCGGACCGCCCAGCTCCATCTCGGTGGCACTGGTATAGCGGCGGTTGTAGGACGAGTTGGGCATGTGACGCCAGCGGCCATTTCCAGCCTTCTTCATCTCGACGATGGTGACACCGTGCGCATTGATCTCGGTGCGCACTTCATCGGCCGGGCGAGCCCCGTCGGAGGCATTGGTCGCCCCCCCCTGCGGTGCCCAGAGCGCTCCCTGGTCGATGTATTCGTTGTTCAGCGCCAGCAGGAAGTTTCTGGAAGCATTTTTCTCGTCGAGGGCGAAATTGTGCATGCCGTCGTGATGCATGCCGACACTGTTGGCCTGGATCTCCGGGGTGAAGCCCAGGTCTTCACTCCATGACGGAGCCTGGCTGTTCAGCGGAGTCCCCCAGGGAATCAGTACCTGAGCGGTATAGCCGGCCGGCACGGCCACGGCATCCGTCAATGAACCGCGAATGGCATCGAAGGCCAGCGACAGCGGTGTCTTCTCGGAACCCGGGGTGGAGGTATCGCCGTCGCTGGAATCACAGCCGGCCAGGCCGAATCCGCCCAGCACCGTCATGGCTGCCATGCCAAGCCCCCCCTGCATGACACGGCGCCGCGATACATGCTTCTCCAGTACCGAGGAGAATGGCTCGTTATCGCTCGGATTCAACAGGCGATGGTCCTCGATTTCCTTGCTCATTCCGGTCTCCTCATCGTCATTTTTTTCGATAGATCTAGGTGCGATTACAAACTTTCAGCAGCGACTCATTTGTTTCGGCCACAGTAGGCTGCTGGTTATAAATGACAGGAGAATGACGAAAAAATGGATACCCGATCACGACTCCCCTCTGGCAGCTTGATTTAATAATTCTGAAATAACAGTGCCGCAATATACGCCGACCAAGAAAATGCAGGCATCCAGGCGGTGTTTCCCCATGGATCTCATACGAAAAGCTGCCGAACGAAGGTGCATTTCGTGCAGACCCCAAAGCTGGCAACGGACAGGCACGCCAGACCGCTACAGCGGCGAGGCTTCGATTGATCACCACTATGACCGACTCTTCTCCGGAACATCGCACGTCCCTCCATCGACCGGCCCCGGCAGATATCGACTCCACGACACTGAGTGACCACGGCCGATACCGACGGCGTTTCCTGGGATTCGGCGGGGTACTTGCCGCCACCGGATTGAGCGGTTGCGCCACGGGGTTCTCCCGCTCCACAGCCGAGGCGCCCCGCCACGGACTGCCGGACCAGAGCGGCCCAACCCTGCTGCTCTATGCCGATGTGCTCGATGCCCATCAGCCGGAATATCCGGCCACGCCCGCGACCCGCCTCGGCCCGGCCGCCGCCCTGGGCCGGGCACCCTGGGCCACGGGCCGCAGCCTGGAGACTCTGTCGGGCGTCACCACCGAGGCCACGCGCGCGTTGATCGGCTCGCCACTCGGTCAGCGACCTATCGGCGGCAGCAGCGCCCTGGCCACCACGCTCTGGGACTTGCGTCGCCGCCTCCCGGCGGACGCCACCCTGACACTGGAAAACGGGCAATGCTGGAACGGCGGCGGCCTGGGTTATCTGACCCAGGGCGACTCGGGCGTCACCCTGAGCCAATGGCTGAACGCCGACGTGCGGGTCAGCAGCGACGAGCGCCACCTCTGGCCGGAGCGCACCGCCAGCCTGTATCGCCGCTTCGCGCGACCGGTCGTCGGCTGCCTGGATGAACGCCGCAACCCCGAAAGCCTGGTTGCCGACTTCGAACTTTTCGAGCGCGGCGGCGCACGGCTGGCCGTGGTCGGCGCCACCGACCCGCATGCCACGGATGAGCCCCGCCAGCTCGACGACTGGTTCCATGCCATCCAGGCCGCCAGCCAGTCGGCCCGTGACCAGGCCGACCTGGTGATCATCCTGGCCGACACCGGCAGTGGCCCGGCCCGCTGGCTTGCCGAACGGCTCGATGCCGCCGACCTGATCGTCGCCGCCCGCGGCCAGGATTTCTGGCCGACCCTGGTCGAGGTGGAGCGACGTCGCGGCGACACTGTGCCGCTCTGTTTTCCCGGCAGCCGGGCGACCGGCGTCTTCC contains these protein-coding regions:
- a CDS encoding PhoX family protein, whose product is MSKEIEDHRLLNPSDNEPFSSVLEKHVSRRRVMQGGLGMAAMTVLGGFGLAGCDSSDGDTSTPGSEKTPLSLAFDAIRGSLTDAVAVPAGYTAQVLIPWGTPLNSQAPSWSEDLGFTPEIQANSVGMHHDGMHNFALDEKNASRNFLLALNNEYIDQGALWAPQGGATNASDGARPADEVRTEINAHGVTIVEMKKAGNGRWRHMPNSSYNRRYTSATEMELGGPVAGSDYVKTKYSPDGTRTRGTNNNCANGYTPWGTYLTCEENWPGYFIKDAGREMDDNRIGISEGRGRYGWETAAGDASEVDDEFTRFNATPTGNSATDDYRNEPRTFGYIVEIDPYTGARAVKRTALGRFRHEGCWPGKLVEGEPVVFYSGHDSRNEYIYKFVSDAVWDPADANRPGANYDRLAIGAKYMDKGTLYVARFNADGSGEWLPLTPDAQTQDGRTLAQALNLSANDLAGVIINTCDAADLMGATPMDRPEWGAVDPASGDVYMTLTNNSDRTAEDTAATYTNGGSDIDELGVGYGTAPTNAPNPRADNSAGQVIRWREGGDATRFDWEVFVFGAAVNDADNYSGLTELNQFASPDGLHYDDRGDEQGILWIQTDNGYDNVTDYTNDQVLAVVPQNVSQAQGDAAVIGGGDQAQLKRFAVGPNGCEVTGIFFTPDRTAMFINIQHPSNWPSAEDATAETQGTVRPRASTVVIQREDGGEIAV
- a CDS encoding bifunctional UDP-sugar hydrolase/5'-nucleotidase translates to MTDSSPEHRTSLHRPAPADIDSTTLSDHGRYRRRFLGFGGVLAATGLSGCATGFSRSTAEAPRHGLPDQSGPTLLLYADVLDAHQPEYPATPATRLGPAAALGRAPWATGRSLETLSGVTTEATRALIGSPLGQRPIGGSSALATTLWDLRRRLPADATLTLENGQCWNGGGLGYLTQGDSGVTLSQWLNADVRVSSDERHLWPERTASLYRRFARPVVGCLDERRNPESLVADFELFERGGARLAVVGATDPHATDEPRQLDDWFHAIQAASQSARDQADLVIILADTGSGPARWLAERLDAADLIVAARGQDFWPTLVEVERRRGDTVPLCFPGSRATGVFQIACRARHGRWRFESRFVLADPAPRDAGMADRLAEHQRQLDALRAPYSDWLDRPLAVAPDWLWRRDTTGGSWDALIVAALRESAGDQAIALAPGLRHDRRVAPGETITRDHLLTLSGGHPGAVTRRDADSTALRGLLERAADACFGTPMLLDTSQDLPRLAGIGWRCRYSRETGQRVDLQGSVPGTVVTWNPDIASQAGPPLWQLLEDYLSSMGLASLPPRPEAELSFVEGHPGWHPEDRPSR
- a CDS encoding VOC family protein, giving the protein MNLLINIDVPELGPAVDFYRDALGFTLNRFLDDDVAELTGASSRLYLLKNEAGTSSSTPGSAPRHYTRHWTPIHFDVVVDDLEAAARRAEHAGALREGECREWLGSRCMTFSDPFGHGFCLIEFTNDTYA
- a CDS encoding GFA family protein produces the protein MNDAMTLRGSCLCGAVTLSVEAERQNVAACHCQMCRTWGGGPLLAMESVGRVTLEGEDQVSIYASSDWAERGFCRHCGTHLFYRLRTGEHYAVPVGLVDSGEAWTFDSQIFIDEKPGWYHFGNATKDLTGQQVFEAFQAGEE
- a CDS encoding GNAT family N-acetyltransferase translates to MTPRKYTEDDEPRVAALWRANFPDYTGYNTPEAVLRAKRLVDDHIYVLEDDGEIIATCMAGYDGHRGWLYSVAVAASRQGEGLGRRMVEFAIERLRELGCVKVNLQIRGGNEEVADFYRRLGFNTEDRISMGLILDP
- a CDS encoding peroxiredoxin, with protein sequence MTIAIGDRIPDITLKTNGEQGPEDISTGELFAGKRVVLFAVPGAFTPGCSNTHMPGFVVNADKLLDKVDVVACMAVNDAFVMDAWQKDQNAERITMLADGNAEFARALGLEMDVSAGGMGTRSKRFALIANDGVVEYLGVDAKGVEQSSAETVLAQL